The genomic segment TCCCCCGATGGACCCGACCGAGCCGGAGGACTCCTTGGCAGCTGAGCCCGAGCCGACCACCACCAAGGCGAAGAGCGGACCGGTCCCGCTGGCGCTGGCCCTCCTCGCCTGCCTCCCCGGCAGCTACCTCGGCCTGGCCGAGCTGTTCCACTTCGGGCACCCCGAGCTGGCCCCGCCGCTGCTGGCCCTGACCTACGGGGTGGCGGTGGTCGGGGCGGCGTTCGTGCTCGCCTGGGCGGCCGAGGCGGCCCAGCTGGACGTGTCGGCCAGCCTGGCCATCGGGGTCCTGGCCCTGATCGCGGTCCTGCCCGAGTACGCGGTCGGGTTCGTGTTCGCCTGGAAGGGCGGCAACGACGTCGAGCAGTACGGCTCCAGCTGCAAGGCCCCCGACTACGAAGGGGCCTCCAACTGCGACCTGGTCCTGGCCAACATGACCGGGGCCAACCGGCTGCTGATCGGCATCGGCTGGTCGATGATCGTGTTCATCGCCTACTGGCAGTGGCGGC from the Actinomycetota bacterium genome contains:
- a CDS encoding sodium:proton exchanger; the encoded protein is MAAEPEPTTTKAKSGPVPLALALLACLPGSYLGLAELFHFGHPELAPPLLALTYGVAVVGAAFVLAWAAEAAQLDVSASLAIGVLALIAVLPEYAVGFVFAWKGGNDVEQYGSSCKAPDYEGASNCDLVLANMTGANRLLIGIGWSMIVFIAYWQWR